In Crassostrea angulata isolate pt1a10 chromosome 6, ASM2561291v2, whole genome shotgun sequence, a genomic segment contains:
- the LOC128187295 gene encoding steroid 17-alpha-hydroxylase/17,20 lyase-like, which yields MFYQCVCNTKTLRVGSQWFSRGAKRPDVQKSLQTEIDNVIGDVREPEIRDRQQSPLVEAFVLETLRYISHTPLALHSTREATYIAGYHVEKNTPVLACFWSMHHSDTEWEDPFLFKPERFLEQDGSLKPASDPVRKRFLLFGTGRRSCPGEVFAKSRLFLFLSSLLQSFNVMEPEDHSLPEFDPREMDSGLIMQPKPFKIRFERRKQRF from the exons ATGTTCTATCAGTGTGTCTGTAACACAAAAACTCTTCGCGTCGGTtcacaatggttttctcggggtgctAAAAGACCAGACGTTCAGAAATCTTTGCAAACCGAAATAGACAACGTCATTGGTGACGTCAGAGAGCCAGAGATCCGTGACCGACAACAGAGCCCTCTGGTGGAGGCGTTTGTCTTGGAAACCCTGCGTTACATCTCTCATACACCGTTGGCACTGCATTCCACCCGAGAAGCGACGTACATTGCTGGTTATCATGTGGAGAAAAACACGCCG GTTCTCGCTTGTTTTTGGAGTATGCATCACAGTGACACTGAGTGGGAAGATCCGTTTTTATTTAAACCCGAGAGATTCCTTGAACAAGATGGAAGCCTAAAGCCTGCAAGTGATCCTGTCAGAAAAAG GTTTTTATTGTTTGGAACGGGAAGACGTAGCTGTCCCGGAGAAGTGTTTGCCAAGTCCCGGCTCTTCCTCTTCCTGTCTtcactcctacaaagcttcaacGTTATGGAACCTGAGGACCACAGTCTTCCAGAATTCGATCCAAGAGAAATGGATTCTGGACTGATTATGCAACCAAAACCTTTCAAAATTCGATTTGAGCGCAGAAAGCAAagattttaa